The following coding sequences lie in one Pungitius pungitius chromosome 18, fPunPun2.1, whole genome shotgun sequence genomic window:
- the LOC119226259 gene encoding nucleus accumbens-associated protein 2, which produces MSQLLHVEIPNFGATVLGSLNEQRLLGHYCDVSILVKGQAFKAHRAVLAASSLYFRDLFSSSTKSQFELPSSVTPACFEQILTFCYTGKLTMAASEQLVVMYTAGYLQIQHIVERGMDLMFKANSPHCDSQTAGSLEETGSEPQSPCNNGNGLAVAALLGTPGWSPSLLMSQRKIKLEGGDPTPLTTSLAQSKISSSELGNRLARGSSLFYTTAGGTAIPGLPSYHLQGAGGAGAGAGGGAGVERSSPGASSLPTTDSPTSYQNEDEEFEEEPYDGITEDSYSHLYGRSANPYGIQDKPEMAAMPLALESRNCVLIRRDLVALPASLISQIGYRCHPKLYTEGDPGEKLELVAGTQVFMTRGQLMNCHLCAGIKHKVLLRRLLATFFDRNTLANSCGTGIRSSTSDPSRKPLDSRVLNAVKLYCQNFNPNFKESEMNVIAADMCTNARRVRKRWLPKIKSMLPDGMEVYRAGMGMGAAVGLGLALGAPQQGVHLPFEPDFKALDQRLYPERKDPLRTHPPLADSSPGSGAAGAEAEGAGEPAVREEQEEDEEDAGLEGADGSLGAPALIPGVEAGNCGDTPAGEQEVESFGQGLRVNGQ; this is translated from the exons AtgtcccagctgctccatgtggaGATCCCGAACTTTGGAGCCACAGTCCTGGGCTCCCTTAATGAGCAGCGTCTGCTGGGACACTACTGCGATGTATCCATCCTGGTCAAAG GTCAGGCTTTCAAAGCCCACCGGGCCGTCTTGGCTGCCAGCAGCCTCTACTTTCGCGACCTCTTCAGCAGCTCCACCAAGAGCCAGTTTGAGTTGCCCTCCTCGGTCACACCTGCTTGCTTTGAGCAGATCCTCACTTTCTGTTATACAGGGAAGCTAACAATGGCGGCCAGTGAACAGCTGGTGGTCATGTACACAGCCGGCTACCTCCAAATTCAGCATATAGTTGAACGAGGCATGGACCTAATGTTCAAGGCGAACTCGCCTCACTGTGACTCGCAGACAGCGGGGTCTTTAGAGGAGACCGGATCCGAGCCGCAGAGTCCCTGCAATAATGGCAACGGGCTGGCGGTGGCCGCCCTCCTGGGGACCCCTGGCTGGTCTCCATCCCTACTGATGTCGCAGCGTAAGATCAAACTGGAGGGGGGCGACCCGACGCCCCTGACGACGTCCCTGGCGCAGAGCAAGATTTCGTCTTCGGAGTTGGGGAATCGGCTGGCCAGGGGCAGCTCCCTGTTCTACACGACGGCCGGCGGCACCGCCATCCCGGGCCTGCCCTCGTACCACCTCCAGGGGGCCGGCGGCGCCGGAGCCGGAGCGGGCGGAGGGGCCGGAGTCGAGAGGTCCAGTCCCGGGGCGTCCAGCCTGCCAACCACTGACAGCCCTACGTCCTACCAGAATGAGGATGAGGAGTTTGAGGAAGAGCCCTATGATGGGATCACGGAGGACTCCTACAGTCATCTTTATGGGCGCTCGGCGAACCCCTACGGGA TCCAGGACAAGCCAGAGATGGCAGCGATGCCCTTGGCCTTGGAGAGCCGCAACTGCGTGCTGATCCGCAGGGACCTGGTGGCGCTGCCTGCGAGCCTCATCAGCCAGATAGGCTACCGCTGCCACCCTAAGCTCTACACTGAGGGGGACCCCGGGGAGAAGCTGGAATTGGTAGCCG gcacacaggtgTTCATGACTCGAGGGCAGCTGATGAATTGTCATCTATGTGCTGGTATCAAACACAAAGTCTTGCTTCGCCGCCTGCTAGCCACGTTCTTCGACAG AAACACTTTAGCCAATAGCTGTGGGACAGGTATTCGCTCCTCGACTAGTGACCCCAGTAGGAAACCCCTGGACAGCAGGGTCCTCAACGCTGTCAAAC TCTACTGTCAAAACTTTAACCCCAACTTCAAGGAGAGTGAAATGAATGTGATTGCTGCTGACATGTGCACAAATGCGAGGCGTGTCCGCAAGCGGTGGTTGCCCAAGATCAAGTCGATGCTGCCCGACGGCATGGAGGTGTACCGTGCGGGGATGGGCATGGGCGCCGCGGTGGGTCTGGGCCTGGCACTGGGAGCCCCTCAACAAGGCGTGCACCTCCCCTTCGAGCCCGACTTCAAGGCCCTAGACCAAAGGTTGTACCCGGAACGCAAGGACCCCCTCAGGACTCACCCACCGCTGGCCGACAGCAGCCCCGGGTCCGGGGCGGCCGGAGCGGAGGCCGAAGGTGCGGGAGAGCCGGCGGtccgggaggagcaggaggaagacgaggaggatgcTGGGTTGGAAGGTGCGGACGGATCACTGGGGGCGCCGGCGTTGATCCCGGGAGTGGAGGCGGGCAATTGTGGCGACACGCCTGCGGgggagcaggaagtggaaagTTTTGGACAAGGTCTGAGGGTGAACGGACAGTGA